The stretch of DNA TATAGGAGAAGACAATTGCATTACTTATAGTATACTTCCAAGCTTATTTGTTTAGTagtcaaaagttgaaggtgatgAGCGAAGTGGTGTTTTTCTAATTTAAGCATATGATTAATACgtggcaatttttttattttatttcttacatAGATGTGTTCACTTGGATTTGACATGAaagcaaaatttttaaaaaatgttctatcttgaaaaataattttcccGAGGAAAACAGTTCTATCTTCAAACATATCCATCCCACCTCCACCATTATCGTTAAACGGACATAATTAAATACCGTTGTAAGAGATAAAGAGTAcgttaaaataatatgaattttttcTATAACTATATTTCAAAAGAAATGGATTCTTGAAATAAAAGTTTTTCGTCCTACatctaatatttaaaatataaattttgaaatccagATGTTTGTGTTGATGTTGAAATATAAAGTCTCAAAAAtttgaactatcaacttttgcatttgaaattagatttgactaattttcaattttcagaaacttcagcttaaaatctaaaattaaaaattgattacATCTAAGAGTGCATAGTTGGATTGATTTATTTTACGTACTACTAAGATAAgtatttttatggtgtttggataagttttttttttttttaaaaaaaatactttaagcactcgtttttaatttaaaagaacAAAGAATAAGTCATAACCTGCAAGCACATCCAAACATTCTCTACatgtttaattttaaaatattttctctgcctcaatttatatgacatagtAGATTTAAGTTTGACCGTGAGTGAGTATGGAATCGTcaagttttttaaaataaaatgtatatatttaaaaacGACATAAAAGTACTGTAACTTTAAATAATTGACAATTCAAATATTTACAACAACATATAAAAAACATATGGCCAAAGAtagattttgtttattatttGAATCTCGAAATTCAAAAGTATCACAAAACAGATAAAATAGTTACAACatgaataaattataatttttgattaTATCTTAAATAGTAATTCTACAAGTTGGCTATTTGTGCACTtatttatctaaaaattatataaatacacaacttatatttttaatattacaaaaaaatctcaacttcctaaatatattataaaaattttaatatatacatagaatattatgtatatatcagttatgttatatatattaatagagagaataaagtaattaaaaatgtGGGAAAGAGTGCAATTACTGCTGTTATTTATACTACTTATCCCTCAAATTTTATAGGTAGACTAATGGGGGGCTCAGCCCATTACTTTAGCATCGGTTCCTTTAGCTAATGAGTacagtatttttattcagttttccCTTGCCCAATTATATTATCAATCAAATTCCGTTTTCTATTCCCTTGCTCTTCACTTCTACGCAGATTATCAATTACGGTATTTTAGTATTTGCAGCAAAATTGTCGTTTGCTATCGGAGTTTTGGCGTGAAAGAACAATGGTGATTAATCAAtttcctaaattttattttagtttttcgtattgatattgttttaggGTTTTGTTAATGTTGCATTAACCTGAATTATTGGGTAATCTGTGTGTAGATATTAATGGATTATGTTTGTGATAGTATCaatttaactaaataaaattattcttacGTTATTGTGAATAATGATTACTATTCCctgtcttgagccgagggtctatcggaaacagccttgctacttctccggaggtagtggtatgaactgcatacatcttaccctccccagaccttactatgtgggaataaactgggttttttgttgttgttgttgttgttattgtgaaTAACAGTCATGTTTGAAATTGATTGTGAATAGAGTTAcatgttgctggtgggaggtggcaggtattgTGGATAAATTTACCTGGTACCCGTTTCTAGTGgaaggtggcaggtatcccgtggaattagtttGGGGTGCACGCAAATTGGCTATGACACCacgattatcaaaaaaaatatttggagtTGATTGTGGATAAATTTACttggtacctgttgctggtgggaggtggacAGGTATCACGTAAAATTAGTCTGAGGTGCGCGCAAGCTGACCAGGAGAGTTGTCAAAAAAAGAGAGTTGTCAAAAAAAGGTTGTTTggaagtgatttttttttatttttttttggttggtaAAGGAGACATGTTTAGAATTTCATTATAAGATTTCCATTTAGTCCAACCTAAGCATATTGTTTACTTCTGAAAAATAATCAGTAATCATTAGGTGCTCAtgatttgttattattgtttAGAAGAACACATGGCTTCTTAGATTCAGGTACTTCTTTTAGGATTGGTTTTGGGACAATTATTGactcaatttaaaataaaagatactgCTGACTGCTAGTAAGATGTCTTCTTCTTTGTTATTGACTGAGgggttcaaaatataaaaaggtAAACACACTAAGAAGCTAAGGGGACAACTACGAGCACAACAAAAATAAGCCGGACCTTGTATATATGGTATAATTTCGGACGAAGCAATACCATGACTCTGCCCCTGATTCCATGTATTATATTTACCTTTTCTAAGGATGGTGGGTTAACAGAGTCCACCAAAGGTGTAAGGGATAAATTGCTAACTTTAATAGACACTTATCTCAAGAACTTAGGTGAAAAGTGATCCAGACTCCAAATTTAATAATCAAAGACAATAATTAGTATAAAGCTAAGTGCTTTTCTCAATTAATCGAATAAGAATCAGAGATATCGAGCAAAGATTTAATCTTACCTCTTAGAGAAATTGTTCTTGTAAGGTACTTCTCAAAGTATACataaaggtgtaaagaaaaaaaactcTCAGTAATTTTGATAACAACGTTGTGTCAAATAGAACAAAATCCACCCCTATATATAGGGGGAAATTGTATAGCCCTATTCCAAGTATCATGTGGTTCAAATCATACTTCTATGAAAATACTAACTAGTAAAACCTAACTAGGAAACTTTAGACTAGAAAAATTTTAAACTAGGAAAGCAGGTAAGAATTAATGTCACACTTCTTCCCAAAACTACCTAACGAAACAAGTATCAACTTTTAAATCGAAACCCACACCGATTTAGATGTGTAAAACTACCCTATTGGGTCCGTTTGTACGTGTAAAAACAGTACTTTCTGGGCATGCAAAATCAGCCCTTATGGGCATGTAAATCAGTCTATGTTGGATTCCATGTGGGTCTCAATCTTCCTTCTCTTGGACTTGGACTTGCACCATGAAATGTGTGTTGCATTTAGCTCACTCCTCGCCATAATTTCGACTTTTCTTTCATGATAAACATTTTCTTGATTTCCTGTTGAAGCCCATCATCTTGTCTTGGTCTCCTTAGCTTTCAAAGCTTCATTGAAGTCCTTTAATGGAAGTATGCCCCCATGGATGCTACAATACAAGTATTTTTGGTCCATGTCCAAGTCCAAGTCCAAGAGAAGGAAGATTGGAGCCACACGGAGCCCAACAAATAATCTTCTATGCCCAACTATCATTTTTACATGCCCTAAAGGGCTGTTTATTTGGACGTGGGTTTTGGTTCAAAAGTTGACacttctttccttattttattaggTAGATTTGGGAAGAAACATGACGTTAATTTTACCCTGCTTTCCTAGTTTGCTCCTAGTTTAAAGTTTTCTACTTAGTTTTAACTAATTATTTCCATAAAAGTAGGATTCAATTCTCATACCATTTGGGATAGGGTTTTATGATTTTTCCCGATGGAAGGGTGAGTTTTgttttgagaaaatattatttttagtttttgggaGTTCTTTTGTTTATACCCTTGTGTATTGACTATTATCTTACAACTTTACTAGAACACTTTCTTTTAAGAGGTAAGATTAATCCTTTGCTCAATATCTATGGTTCCTACTTAATTAATTGACGAAGGTAACTAGTCTATAACTAGTTTATACTCAGTGTTTAGAAAAGGCTGAGTGCTCGCTTTACTAGTTAATAATACTTGCAGAATACTTTTACAAAGGGCTAGATCACCATGCCAGGTATCCCTCCGAAAGCTAATTCACATTTTGCGTGTtaacttttctcttttttgagTTAAATTTCACATCTTGTTACCCACTATTTAGTAAGCATACTGTATGAATGAGTATGCACCAGAGCATGTAGGTTAGCAGTCAATCAAACGGGTATCCATAGGAGATCAGGGTTCAAATTCTAGTGGAGACAAAATAATAGCTGATTTTTCGTCCGCCTAAAGCTTTGGTGGGTAAAGTTGCTTAGTTCTATGCTGGTGGAGGTTGTAGGTACGAATGGAATAGTCGACGTACATGCAAAGTCACCCTGGCTCCACCGCGACCAAAATGAAAAGGCGTATGTTCCCTTTTTATAGCTCCTCTCTGCGAACCAACTAAATGTGAATTTGCAGTTTCTCCTTTTTCCTTGACCAACCACACCATTGTTATCTTTATCTATTTTTTGATGTGATATAGTGCACTGTGTTGAATTATATTACCATATCATCTAGTTTTAGTCGTTAGAGACGAGAttactattatttatatatattaggtCTTGTTCAAGTCTCATCGTCTCCTGTAATATAGCcagtaatataaaaatatttttatgtgtttggCTCTGGAGAAAAGGGACTAGGCTGGCACAAGAAAGAGTTTGTTAAGACATTATTCAAGAGGATAACTTGAACTCAACACCTTTGTTTGCTCTCATCTAacaagtaaaaactaaaattgttAGAGTGGAatactttattttcttgattatgtTGTAACAACTTGTTAGTAGTAGTGATGCTCATAAGTAAATCTATGTTCCCACTCCCAAATGTATGTATGGTGTTAGAGAAAATTTCATTCTCCATTTTGCTCCCTGCATTCTATGTATGTATGAATTATACTGATTGTACCGTTGGCACGCCTTCTGTTTCTTAGGTGTATTTCCTTACGCACTTAATgtcattatttaataaattttacctGGTTGCAGGCAACTCTTGCTGATTCTTTCCTGGCAGATCTGGACGAATTGTCCGATAATGAAGCTGATGTTATTGTGAgtatatctttttctcttttttccgcTCAATTAGCCATCTCTGTTTCTTCATCTTCTATTTTCCTCTGTAGTTTTTTTATGGTTCGGGTTCGGAATCTTGGAGCAGCAGAAGATTGTGGGTGGAAGATATTATCTGTTAGGTTATCAAATTCGTTTCTTATCTCCATTTAACTTGGACTGAATTTTCTCCTGTTTATTTAACTAGGATGAAGAGAATCTCGATGCTGAACAGATGGAAGAGGATGGAGACTTGGCAGACATAGAGGCACTTAATTATGATGATCTAGATAATGTTTCCAAGCTGCAAAAATCACGTCGCTACATTGACATAATGCAGGTTTATGCAGACCTTATCTTTAATATCCTCACATTATGTTTTtttccccccaaaaaaaaaaatatcctcaTATTATGTCCCCGTTTATACTAGTAAAAAATTTCCCCAATTAAAACTATGTGGACTGACCACAAGTATTCTTACATTATATTTTGTTGTCACTATTCTAGAGTGGCATATTTTTTTATTCCTGTGACCTTCTCTCTTTCTTCCTGTGTCGTTTCTGCTTATATCATGTCAACATGGACGGGCAAGTCAAATAATCTTTGTAGCTTCCTTTTTTCCCTTCTGGGTTGAAATTAGGGGTTAAATATCACTTGTGTTAGTTTGGAATTtagatctttttattttttgttttcttactCTTATCGTCCAACTATCCCGCTTTTCATACGGTGGTAGGAGTAATTTTCAAATGGTGACATACTATTAATGCTGCAGAAAGTGGAAGATGCACTTGAGAGGGAGTCTGATGTCACGGATAAAGGTGTTGTTCTCGAAGATGATCCAGAGTATCAGTTGATAGTAGACTGTAATGCCTTGTCAGTTGACATTGAGAACGAAATCATTATAATCCACAACTTCATACGTGACAAATATCGATTGAAATTTCCTGAGTTAGAGTCACTTGTTCATCACCCAGTTGATTATGCTCGGGTTGTTAAAAAAATTGGAAATGAAATGGATCTGACGCTTGTTGACTTGGAAGGACTGCTACCCTCAGCTATCATCATGGTTGTGTCTGTTACGGCATCAACTACCAGTGGCAAGCCATTGCCAGAAGATGTTCTACAGAAGACAGTGGAAGCATGTGATAGAGCCCTTGCTCTTGATTCAGCAAAGAAAAAGGTTCTTGATTTTGTTGAGAGTCGAATGGGATACATTGCTCCCAATCTTTCTGCTGTAGTTGGGAGTGCAGTTGCTGCAAAACTTATGGGTACTGCTGGTGGTCTCTCATCGTTGGCAAAAATGCCTGCTTGTAATGTCCAGCTTCTTGGTGCTAAAAGGAAGAATTTAGCTGGGTTCTCCACAGCTACATCCCAATTTCATATAGGTTATATTGAGCAAACAGAATTATTTCAGAGTACACCTCCTTCGTTAAGGATGCGAGCCTGTAGACTGGTGGCAGCAAAATCTACTTTAGCTGCTCGCGTTGACTCGATCAATGGAGACCCGTCTGGGAAAACCGGAAGATCTCTTAGGGAAGAGATCCGTAAAAAGATAGAGAAGTGGCAAGAGCCACCTCCTGCAAAGCAGCCAAAGCCTCTTCCAGTTCCTGATTCTGAGCCTAAGAAAAAGAGAGGTGGCCGTCGGCTGAGAAAGATGAAAGAAAGGTATGGACGTTTCCACTTCATCTCATGTAAACTACAGTTTCCAGAGTTATGTATGGTGAAGCACATGTTTGTTGATTGACATAAACGTTTTCGTGGTATTTCACCAGATATGCTATCACGGACATGCGGAAGCTAGCAAACAGGATGCAGTTTGGAATACCTGAAGAAAGTTCCTTAGGTAATACCAACCAGCTCAATGCAACCCCTCACCTTCTAAATTAAATAGAACTGTCAAAAGGAGGAGTGAAAAGTGAAAATGGAAAAAGTTTTGTTAAAACTGTACTTGAAATTAAATGCTTTCATTTCACAAGTATTGTTGGTGGTGATTGATGGCCATGTTGTTTGCTAACTGCATATTTTATGAAATCTTTGATGCATATTGGAGTGCGTAATTCCTGCAAGTGCAATGATTAGGTATATAGTCTTTGTTAGTACAAGCTACAATTTCTTGCGATTAATTTTGTGAGATGAGAGGGACTTGAACCTAATGTGAGATGGTCGACTCTTGGTGCTTTTTAGGATTTTGTTTTTCAGAATTTCAAGCTATTTTTTGTTAGTGTAGATCAGGACTAATGGTGTTCTTGACATCATGTTTGATCTTCCTGGAAATTAGGGGATGGACTAGGGGAGGGCTATGGCATGCTTGGTCAGGCCGGAAGTGGCAAGTTGCGTGTATCGGTTGGTCAGAGCAAGCTTGCTGCCAAAGTAGCAAAGAAGTatgttttctcttctctttctgtTATCCCAGAAAAGCTCACACTTGTTGAACATTGATGACCAATGAATGTTGCAGTATATTGGGCTTTCAACAATTGTTTTTGACTCGCTCAGTCTGTCTTATGCCTCTCTGTTTCTTATTGCTTGACAATTTTCCAGATTCAAGGAGAAGAGTTATGGAAGCAGTGGGGCTACATCAGGCTTGACTTCAAGTTTGGCCTTCACGCCTGTGCAAGTAAGctctttttttttggttacttTAATGTTTCATTCTTGTCAAGCAACTAGCATGCACGAGATTCTCTAAGGGTACTGCATGTGGAGTGTGATGGTTGAGTTTTATGTTTCATGTCATGTTTTAGGCGATTTGTGCACTTTCTCTATGACTTATTCAAATGCTATCCCTTTCCAGCTTAATTACCAGTCTTTCCATGATTCCTGCCTCTTCAATGTTGCTAGTTTCTATTAAATGAAacctttcactttattttaaaaaaatggctAGTTCATGGTAATAAGAGGGTCATCTTCATTGTTATCAAGCAAGAGCAAACCATGAAGCTGACATTTATTGCTCTTTATTCTATCCTccaaggtaaggataaaatttctGTGCTTCCTTGGGAGTACCTTTTGTTAGGTCTCGTGTGCAGGAGTACCTCCCTGTTTTGTCAATAATAATACTGTTTACTcatcagaaaaagaaaataatacattTATCCAGAGGTGCCAACTCCCCTTAATTAGTTGTTTGAATACTTGGTGGTCTAGAATAATACTGATGAAGTTATTTCTAAGAGTAATATTCTTGTTATGACACCACCTAGAGGCGGCAATTTAGGCCCATAATCTGTGATCCTTCCTCCCAACCCGCTCAAGGTTGAATGGGTTGAGTTAATAAGCACAGGTGGGTCAAACAGAGTATGTCTGCTTTGACCTGTTAGAAGAGCGGGTTAGAATGGTTCGTAATAAGGTTACCCATGAGTCAGCACACAGTCCAGTCCTACGGGTTcgaataaaattttcaaatttcaactgGACTCGCCAATACTCTGCACCTCCTTGCCGGAGAAGCCCAGCAAGGAAAGAATTTCTTCCACGCAAGTGCTTTCGCTGGTGGACACTGACGAATTCGCTGCCGATCCTTCTCCCATTTTCTCTCTAAATCTCCTACTCTCTCTGTAATCTGTACCAAGAGTATAAAAAGAAACACCAATCTGTATCTGAGGCACCTCACAGCGAGAAGGACTATTTAATCAGTTTAAGCAACAGTGTATTCTTAATTCGTCGGGAATATGCTTTTTGTGCATTAGCGAAATGATTTGGGACGGACGACATCAACACAACAGGAATCACAATGTAATTTATGGTTCACGGAGTTTTTGCCAAACTATATCTAATGTTAGGTGGATGGGGATAAGATTGTCTGCATGTGCACTTTTTAAGTTCTAAGGTTGCCTCGTTACATCTGTAATGCCAGTTTGtgatttggttattttcttaGCAGTATGTTGGTCTAATTCAGTCATTTTATTCTCTCGACTCCTTTTCCATTTCTATTTACTTGTGTCATTTGTGTTGGTTATCCTGATGGTAACTTTGATGTCAGGGAATCGAGCTGTCAAATCCTCAGGCGCTTGCAAATCAGCT from Capsicum annuum cultivar UCD-10X-F1 unplaced genomic scaffold, UCD10Xv1.1 ctg78846, whole genome shotgun sequence encodes:
- the LOC124885458 gene encoding U4/U6 small nuclear ribonucleoprotein Prp31 homolog, whose amino-acid sequence is MATLADSFLADLDELSDNEADVIDEENLDAEQMEEDGDLADIEALNYDDLDNVSKLQKSRRYIDIMQKVEDALERESDVTDKGVVLEDDPEYQLIVDCNALSVDIENEIIIIHNFIRDKYRLKFPELESLVHHPVDYARVVKKIGNEMDLTLVDLEGLLPSAIIMVVSVTASTTSGKPLPEDVLQKTVEACDRALALDSAKKKVLDFVESRMGYIAPNLSAVVGSAVAAKLMGTAGGLSSLAKMPACNVQLLGAKRKNLAGFSTATSQFHIGYIEQTELFQSTPPSLRMRACRLVAAKSTLAARVDSINGDPSGKTGRSLREEIRKKIEKWQEPPPAKQPKPLPVPDSEPKKKRGGRRLRKMKERYAITDMRKLANRMQFGIPEESSLGDGLGEGYGMLGQAGSGKLRVSVGQSKLAAKVAKKFKEKSYGSSGATSGLTSSLAFTPVQGIELSNPQALANQLGSGTQSTYFSDTGTFSKIKRT